TTGCACAACATTTCTCCCCTTCCATTCTTATCAATCGCCTCCTTCACGTCCTTCTCTTCAGTTTGGTCGTAGTTTGCGTTCAAGTTCTGCTCTACTAGTTTGTTAAACATCGAAGACCTAAGCAGGAGACTCAATGCTGGTGATGTCTTGGGACAAGGACTAACAACGCCCTTCTTTCGGATATCTATGGCTTTTTCTGTTAGAGGATTGGAGTTAAAGAGAGTTAAGCCATTTGTTTGCTCAGTTGGGAAAATGTTCGATGTCATCATCAGCCGAGTTGTCGAGGCTGTTTTAATTTGTTCCGAAATAAGGGCATCGTTGGCTCCTGGTTTTAGCCATCTGATGTATGTGCTTAAATCAAAGTTGGTTACAGCATTGATCCCTCTGTATTCGATTGCTGCAATATCATAAGCATGAGCAGCCTCCTCTTGTGTACCTGCAATAAGAAACCGGTCCGTCGGAATTAACCGAAGTTGGACGTATAATAATGGCATGTTCAAAAGCACTGCAGTAAAAAACTCACTGTATGTGCCGAGATAAAGATATTTATTTCCAAAAACCCTCCCTATCCTTGCCTCCCATCTCCCATTATGATGATGCCTGCAATGCAGTTGGTAAATGATGTTAATTAAAGTTTATTTACTTTTCTacattgagataaaggttaggtTTTGTCTCCTTATTTGCTTACCTTGCTACTCCTCTATACCTGGAAACACCCCTTGAGAATCCACTGCTTCTCCTATAAAACCAATGATTAAATACAGGAAAGATCAAGTCATACATGATATCTACGTACTCGTGTTTGATACATATCCCAAAATGGATACAGGGATACTGCCTTCTAGAGACCCTCTAAATACATGGAAATTTTGACCAAATAAGAAAATGTTGACATTTTAGCAACTTCGGAACTGAAATTACCTTCTTAAAGAGGCCAAATATTCCTCCTTTGTTACGCTTCTCATTATCTCAATCTCCGTGCCATAATCAGATACCTGAAAAGTGTATTGTATGTGCATTTGGCCAAATATTAGAGATTTCATGG
This window of the Gossypium arboreum isolate Shixiya-1 chromosome 12, ASM2569848v2, whole genome shotgun sequence genome carries:
- the LOC108477823 gene encoding AP2-like ethylene-responsive transcription factor At1g79700 gives rise to the protein MEIVTAKSEFSPGRTRLCTAEDNAIDTNCIKRRRRDHSNSALGLSNQQQRHQQLQGDQPTATTVKRSSRFRGVSRHRWTGRFEAHLWDKGSWNPTQRKKGKQVYLGAYDEEESAARAYDLAAIKYWGTSTFTNFPVSDYGTEIEIMRSVTKEEYLASLRRRSSGFSRGVSRYRGVARHHHNGRWEARIGRVFGNKYLYLGTYSTQEEAAHAYDIAAIEYRGINAVTNFDLSTYIRWLKPGANDALISEQIKTASTTRLMMTSNIFPTEQTNGLTLFNSNPLTEKAIDIRKKGVVSPCPKTSPALSLLLRSSMFNKLVEQNLNANYDQTEEKDVKEAIDKNGRGEMLCNEVDGGVLPFMCSNNRGLESKESKVPLYNKTGQSMWNGALNLLTNA